Sequence from the Amycolatopsis sp. NBC_00345 genome:
CGCGGGTCTTGATCTCCTTCAGCACCTTCTTCAGGCGCTCCTCGAAATCACCCCGATACCGCGAACCCGCCACCAGGGAACCCAGGTCCAAGGTGTAGAGCTGCTTGTCCTTCAGCGTCTCCGGCACCTCGCCCTTGACAATCGACTGCGCCAAGCCCTCGACCACAGCGGTCTTACCGACACCGGGCTCGCCGATCAACACCGGATTGTTCTTCGTCCGGCGGGACAGCACCTGCATGACCCGCTCGATCTCCTTGCCGCGCCCGATCACCGGGTCCAGCTTGCCCTCCCGGGCCAGCACCGTCATATTGCGGCCGAACTGGTCCAGCACCAGCGACGACGACGGCGTGCCCTCACCACGGCCGGAACCCGACTCGGTCGACTTCTCCCCCGTCTGATACCCCGACAGGAGCTGCAACACCTGCTGACGCACCCGGTTCAGGTCCGCACCCAGCTTGACCAGCACCTGCGCGGCAACACCCTCACCCTCGCGGATCAGGCCCAGCAGAATGTGCTCGGTGCCGATGTAGTTGTGGCCCAGCTGCAACGCCTCACGCAGCGACAGCTCCAGCACTTTCTTCGCCCGCGGCGTGAACGGGATATGCCCGCTCGGCGCCTGCTGACCCTGGCCGATGATCTCCTCGACCTGCTGGCGCACACCCTCGAGGGCAATGCCCAGCGACTCCAGCGCCTTCGCGGCGACACCCTCACCCTCATGGATCAGACCCAGAAGGATGTGCTCGGTGCCGATGTAGTTGTGGTTGAGCATCCTGGCCTCTTCCTGGGCCAGAACGACCACCCGCCTCGCGCGGTCGGTGAACCTCTCAAACATGCGCACTCCCTCGACTGCTGCGTCGGCGGCCCGTTTCCTTCGTGGAACGCACCCACGACGGACAGCACCGTGCAGACCACTGTAGTAGCCGCGCGGTCGCGCTGACGTACCACTACTGCTCTCGGTGGTCCTTTCGCACCCGGCCGGTGACCTGTCCGGTCACCCCTCATCATCCGGTTGCCCTGCACCTTTACGTCAAGCAGAACGTGCGAACGGCCACGCGGATTCCATTCGGACCCCCCTGTCCGCTCACCGCGAACACGACTGAGAGCTGCGAGTTCCACCAGATGGGCACCCGATTGGCGCAACCGGCGATCCTCTGTAAGGTTAGGCAGGCCTAATGAGTTCGACGGGACAGGAGGGCCGCGGTGAACCAGCAGCGGTCCTTCCGCGATGCGCGTGATGTCGGCGACGACCTCGCATCCTCGTTGCTGCGGGTCGGGGGGCTGCAGGAGCGCGGGGAGCTGCGACGGGACGTGCCGGTCGGCTGGTTCCGCTGTTCCGACCTGCTCGCGCGGCCCGAGCTGTTCGAGGAGTGGCGCGAGCTGCTGTCGTCCTGGCTGACCGGGGAGCACGGCTCGGCGCCGGCGCGGACCGCCGCCAGCTACGTCATGTCCTGGTACCTGCACGTGCCCGCGTACGTCGGCGCGCTGCTGCTGCACCACGAGCGGCGGGTCCCGTCGCTCAAGCCGGAGCGCCTCGCGTTCGGCCTTGGCGAAGACCGCCCGCATCCGGAGGGGATGGCGGTGCTGGGCGATGCCTTCTATTGCCTGCCCACCGACCCCGGCTCGGTCCGGCCGGAGGCCACGGTGGTGCGCGACGAGCGCGCGCTGGCCGGCGTGCTGCGGGCCCAGTACGTGGCGCACGCCGCCGAGTTCGTCCGCGCGTACGCGCCGGGCAGCCGGCTCGGCCGCCGCATGCTGTGGGCCGCCGCGACGGACGCGCTCGACAATTCACTCTGGTGGGCCGGTCGCCAAGGCGGGACTCCGGACGCCGAGGGGGCGGGCGTCGCCGACGCGGCCCTGGTGCTCGACGAGCGCCACCGGCCGTTGACCTCGGCCTCGACCCTGCGGCTCACCGACGGCCCGGACGGGCACCGCGAGTGGGCACGCCGGCGCGAGAGCTGCTGTTTCTCCTATCTGCTGCCCGGCGAGGCCGAGTGCGGAGAGTGCCCGCGGGTCTGCTCCCGCTGAAGGATTAGCCCGGCCGGGTGGACTTTCAGGGAGTCCAGGCCGGATCGCGCCCGGCGGCGCCCAACGCGCGGTCCAGCACGGGCGCCGCGGAGTCGACGGGGACCTCCGGCCCGTAGACGCCCATCGACCGGGCCACCGGGCCCATCTCGACCGCGGCGGCCAGCACGGCGGCCGCCGCGTCGTCCGGGCACGTCCAGGCCGCGCCGGACGCGCGGGCCAGGTCCCAGCCGTGCAGCACGAACTCGCCGAGGACCATGTCGCCCACCGCCGCGGCGGGCATCTCGCTCGAGCCGAAAGTGACGGTGCCGGCCCAGGCCGCGGCCGGTTCGAAGGCCTCGACCAGCACGCCGGTCTGCTTCCGCAGGGCCGCGAGCCAGCCGTCGTCCACCAGGCCCGCCTCGGCCTCCTGGACGGCCGGGGCGTACTCCTCGCGCCTGCCGGCGGCCGCCAGCCACGGGCCCCAGTAGAGAAGGTGGTTCAGCAGGGCCCTGGCGTCGTATCCGGAGCACGGCGTGGGCACCGCGAGATCGTCGACCGAGGCCGCGGCGGACAGGAACGCGGCCGCGGCCGGGTGCAGCAGGGCGGAGTGATCAGGCATGCGGACCAGCCAAGCAGCTCCGCGGGACGCCGTCTTGAAGGAACGCGACGCACTACCGTGGCCCCATGCGCCGGATCCCCCGCGGCATCGTCGACGAGCACGTGGCGCGGACGAAGTTCACGCTCACCCGGCACGCGCCGGCGCCCGAGCTGCGCGAGTCCGTCGAATACCACTGGCTGCTGCGCTGGGACCTCGACGGGCCGCACGAGCAGCACGTGCTGCCGAACCTGTCCGTGCACGTGACGTTCTTCCCCGGCGCCGCGGGCGTCCACGGGCCGTCCCACGCCGTGTTCACCCACCGGCTCGACGGCCGGGTGCAGGGCCTCGGCGCGCGGTTCCGGCCCGGCTGTTTCGCCCCGTTCCTCGGCGCACCCGTGCGCACCATCGCGGACCGTTCAGTCCCGCTGGCCGACGTGTTCGGCCCTTCCTGGAGTGAAACGCTGGAATCCGTGCGGAAATCGTGTACCGACGAGGAAATGGTCGCTGCAGTCGACAAGTTGCTGATCGCAAAGCGAGTGACGCTCTCACCCGCCGCGCGCTCGGCTGCTGACGCGGTGGAAACAATCGCGGCCGATCCGGAAATCACTCGGGTCGGTCAGCTCGCCTCGGCGATCGGGCTGCCTGCACGTGCAACTCAACGGCTGTTCGCGGAACACGTCGGATGCACGCCCAAGTGGGCGATCCGGATATACCGGCTGAACGAGGCCGCCCGAGTGATCGCCGACACGTTCGCACCCGATTACGCTGCACTCGCCGCCCGTCTCGGCTATAGCGATCAACCACACTTCAGCCGCGATTTCCGCGCGGTGACCGGACAGTCGCCGACCGAGTTCGCCCAGTCGGCCCACTCCGGGGCCGGACAGAAAGCGGACAACAAAAACGGCCGCCGGAGATAACCCGGCGGCCGCCTCGAAGCGTGAGAGCCCCTCAGTTCTTCTTGTGGTAAGCCTCCACGACCTCGGACGGGATGCGTCCGCGATCGGAAACCTGGTAGCCGTTCTTGCGCGCCCAGGAGCGAATCGCCTGGTTCTGCTCGCGGTCGACCGTGGCCGGCCGCGCCGCCGCCTTACCGCCCGCGACCGGGCGAAGGGCCGCGCGCTTGCGGCCACCGGCGCGACGGGCGTGCTCGACGTACTGGGCGAGCGCGTCCCGCAACTCCTCGGCGTTTTCCGAGGACAAGTCGATCTGGTAGCTCACGCCGTCCAAACCGAACTCGAGAGTCTCTTCGGCCTCACTGCCGTCGAGGTCATCAACCAGGGAGACCAGCACCTTCTGTGCCATCTGTTTCCTCCTGCGGGGGCTTACGCGAATGATCTGAGTACGGGGCGAGCCCCGGGACAGAAGTCTTTGACACCTGTATTAATACCCGCTCACCCCTACCTGTGCAAATCTCGATTGAGATAAACCTAGCCAGTTCTGCGCGGCGGCTATTCGGGCCGGACGAGCGGGAAGAGGATCGTCTCCCGGATACCGAGCCCGGTCAGCGCCATCAGCAGCCGGTCGACACCCATTCCGACACCGCCGCTCGGGGGCATTCCGTACTCCAGGGCCCGGAGGAAATCCTCGTCAAGAGGCATGGCTTCGCTATCACCCGCGGCCACCAGCCGGGACTGCTCGGTCAGCCGCTGGCGTTCCACGACCGGATCCACCAGTTCGGAGTAACCGGTCGCGAGTTCGAAACCGCGTATGTAGAGGTCCCACTTCTCCGCAACCCCCGCACGGGTACGGTGCTGCCTGGTCAAGGGGGAGGTCTCGAGCGGAAAATCACGGACAAAAGTGGGAGCATGAAGATCGTCACCGACGAGGTGTTCCCACAGTTCTTCCACGAGTTTGCCGTGAGCGAGCTTCGGATCGACCTCGATACCACGCGCTTCGGCGAACTTGTGCAGCGCCTCCGCCGGTGTCTCCGGCGTCACTTCTTCACCGAGCGCTGCCGACAGTGACTCGTACATCCCGAGTGTCGTCCATTCGCCGGAAAGGTCGTACTCCGTTCCGTCGGCGAGGGTGACGATCTGGGTGCCGAGGACGTTCTCCGCCGCCTCCTGGATCAGCTCGCGCGTCATCACCGCATTGGTCTCGTACGTGGCGTAGGCCTCGTAGTACTCCAGCATCGCGAACTCGGGCGAGTGCGAGGAGTCGCTGCCCTCGTTCCGGAAGTTCCGGTTGATCTCGAAAACCTTCTCGATCCCCCCTACCACACAGCGCTTGAGGTACAGCTCAGGCGCGATCCGCAGGTACAGGTCGAGGTCGAACGCATTCGAATGCGTCACGAAAGGCCGGGCCGCGGCGCCGCCGTGCAGGGTCTGCAGCATCGGCGTCTCGACCTCGGTGAATCCACGCCGGTGGAACGACTCGCGCATCGAGCGCACCACCCCGGCGCGAGTGCGCACCACATCGCGGGCCCGGTCACGCAGAATCAGGTCGACATAACGCTGCCGGATTCGCGTTTCCTCGGCCAGCTCCTTGTGCGCGACGGGCAGCGGGCGCAACGCCTTGGACGTGAGCTGCCACTTGTCCGCCATCACGGAAAGCTCACCGCGCTTGGAAGTGATCACCTCGCCCTCGACGAATACGTGGTCACCGAGATCGACATCGGACTTCCACGCCGCGAGCGCCTGCTCGCCGACCTTCGCGAGGCTGATCATCGCCTGCAGTTCCGTGCCCTCACCCTCACGAAGAGTGGCGAAACACAGTTTGCCCGTATTGCGGAGAAACATCACCCTGCCGGTGACGCCGACCGTCTGACCAGTGCTGGTGTCGGCCGGGAGATCCGAATGCGCGGCCCGGATCTCGGCGAGCGAGTGGGTGCGGGGAACCTCGACGGGGTAAGGATCAACACCCTCCGCGATTATCCGGTCGCGCTTGTCCCGGCGCACCCGCATCTGTTCGGGCAGGTCGTCATCGGGCAGCGCGGCGGACGCGGGGAATTCGGTCATGGCGCACAGCGTACGAAGTCGCTGGTCGGCTACGCCAACCGGATTACCCTTCGAGCCACGAGCGCGGCCTTTCGAGTATTAGGCTGAGATCTTGTGACCGAACCCACGCATGACCCGGAACTGCACTCCCGGCGCGCCTCGTCGTTCGGCGAAGAGGCGGCCGCCTACGCCGAACACCGGCCCGACTACCCGCGGGCCGCGCTGGCCTGGGGCCTCGACGGCGTCACCCACGGGGCCAAGGACGTACTGGACCTGGCGGCGGGCACGGGAAAGCTCACCCAGGGCCTCGTCGAGCTGGGTGTTTCCGTGACGGCCGTGGAGCCGGACCCGGGGATGCTGGCCGAGCTGACCCGGCTGCTGCCGGGCGTCACCGCGCTGGAGGGCAAGGCCGAACAGATCCCGCTGCCCGACGCGTCGGTGGACGCGGTGTTCATCGGCCAGGCGCTGCACTGGTTCGACCTGGAGCCGGCGTTCGCCGAGATCGCGCGGGTGCTGCGGCCGGGCGGGATCGTGCAGCCGCTGTGGAACCACGACGACGTCAGCGTGCCCTGGGTCGCCGAGTTCTCCGCCACCGTGCGCAGCGGCGTGAGCCAGACCTGGGCGAGCGGCGAGCGGACGCTGGAGACGCCGCCGGGCTTCGCGCCGTTCGAGGAGAACCGTTTCCACCACTCGCAACGGCGGACCATCGACTCGATGCTGGCCACGATCGCCACCCACTCGCACCTGCTGGTGTCCGAGCCGGCGGAGCGCGACGCGATCCTGGCCACGGCGCGCGAGGCCCTGCGCGCGAACCCGGCCACCGGAAACGGTGAGTTCGACCTGCCGTTGCTGACCACCGCGTTCCGCGCCCGCCGGCTCTGACTCGCTGGCGACGAAGGTCACCCGCCACGTGGTCGGGGCGGTGCTAACTTCAGAGGTGACGCCACGGCGTCCCGGACGAGAGCGTCGTACCCGGTCAGGACAAGACGACGCAGTGCCCTTGAAAAGTCACTGCGAAAGGCTCCGCTCATGTCCTGGCTCGTGCTCATCGTCTCCGGCGTCCTCGAAACCGTCTGGGCCGCCGCGCTCGGCGCGGCAAAGGGTTTCAGCCGCCCACTCCCGATCATCACCTTCGCGATCGCGCTGCTGCTCAGCATGAGCGGGCTCGCCTACGCCCTGCGCACCATCCCGCTCGGCACCGGTTACGCGGTGTGGGTCGGCATCGGCGCGGTGGGGACCGCCATCTACGGCATCGTGGCCCAGCACGACCCGGCGTCGTTCGGCCGGATCGCCTGCCTGGTGCTGATCGTCGCCGGGGTGGTCGGGCTGAAGGTGCTGCACTGAAAGCGCCCCAATGCCACATTGGTTGCGCTGAACGCACCGAACGCCACATTGGGTGCGTCTGACGCACCGAACGCCACATTGGGGCGCTCAGCGCACGTTGCGCTCGTACACCAGCCGCAGGCCCATCAGGGTCAGGTCCGGCACGTGCTCCTTGATCGTCTCCGACTCACCGAGCACCAGCGGCGCCAGCCCGCCGGTCGCGATCACCGCGACCGGCCCGGCGCCGTCCGGCTCCAGCTCGCGCACGATCCGGCGGACGAGGCCGTCGACCTGGCCCGCGAAGCCGTAGAGGATGCCGGATTGCAGGCACTCCACGGTGTTCTTGCCGATCACCGACCGCGGCGGCACCAGCTCCACCTTGCGCAGCGCCGCGGCGCGCGCGGCCAGCGCGTCCACCGAGATCTCGATCCCGGGCGCGAACGCGCCGCCGAGGAACTCGCCCTTCGCGGAGATCGCGTCGACGTTCGTGGACGTGCCGAAGTCGACCACCACACACGCCGTGGCGTGCAGGTGGTGGGCGGCGAGGGTGTTCACCAGGCGGTCGGCACCGACCTCCCTGGGGTTGTCGACGAGCAGGGGCACGCCCGTGCGCACCCCCGGCTCGACGACGATCTTCGGCAGCCGCTGGTAATAGCGGCCCAGCATCACGCGCAGTTCGCGCAGCACGGCCGGAACCGTGGACAGCGCGCTGATGCCCGTGACCGCGTCGGCGTGCGCGCCGAGCAGGCCGCGCATGGTGAGCGCGAGCTCGTCGGCGGTGATGCGCGCGTCGGTGCGCATGCGCCAGTCGCCGACGAGCGTCTGCCCGTCGTACAGGCCGAGCACGATGTTGGTGTTACCGACGTCGACGGTGAGCAGCACGCGGTTTCCTTTACTGCTTTCCCGCCGGCGGCGGTGGGTTGGCTCAGCTTTCCGCGTGCAGCAGCGCGTCGAGGCGGCGCGCGTCGGCCGTCTCCGCCACTGGGAACGCGATGATGTCCTCGTCCGGCAGCAGGACGGTGCCCGACAGCAGGCCCGAACCCTCCGGCACGTACGCCGGGTCCGCGCCGCTCTCGACGATCCGGTTGTCCTCGGAGACGAAGACCACCCGCGGCTCGTACCCGGCGGCCTCGGCGTCGTCCATCTGCCCGTAGGAGATGAGGATGACGAGGTCGCCCGGGTGCACCAGGTGCGCGGCGGCGCCGTTGATGCCGAGCACGCCGCTGCCCCGCTCGCCCTTGATCACGTACGTCTCGAGGCGGGCGCCGTTGGTGACGTCCACAATGGACACCTGCTCGCCCGGCAGCAGGTCGGCGGCCTCCATCAGGTCCTCGTCGACGGTCACCGAACCCACGTAGTGCAGATCCGCCTGGGTCACCGTGGCCCGGTGGATCTTGGATTTCAGCATCGTGCGGTACATCGTGGACTCTCCCTTATTCCCCTGCGTCCAGCTCCATGCTCGGATGCTCCACCGCGGCTCCGAGCAGCAGTCCCACGTTGTCGATCAGCCGGGTGCTCCCCACCCGGGCGGCGATCAACAGCCGTGCCTCACCGTCGACGGGCGCCGGCCCGAGATCGGTTCCCCTCAATTCCAGGTAGTCCACCACCACCTGGGGACGCGCGGCCAAAGTCCGGCGGGCCACGTCCAAAACCGCTTCCGCTCCGTCTCGCCCGACGTGCGCCCCCGCGGAGAGGGCCGCGGAAAGCACCACGGCGTCTTCCCGCTGCTCCGGCGTCAGGTAGACGTTGCGTGAAGAAAGCGCGAGCCCGTCCCGCTCGCGCACCGTCGGCACCCCGATCACGTGGGTGGGGATGTTCAGGTCCCGCACCATCCGCTTGATCAGCACCAGCTGCTGGTAGTCCTTCTCCCCGAAGAACGCGTAGTCCGGGCGCAGCAGGTTGAGCAGCTTCGCCACGACGGTCAGCACGCCCGCGAAGTGGCCGGGCCGCACGGCGCCCTCCAGCTCGTCGCCGAGCGGGCCGGGGTGCACGGTGACGGCCGCGCCCTCGGTGTAGAGGTCCGAAGCCTTGGGTGTGAAGGCCAGCTCGACGCCGGAGTCGGAGAGCGTGGCGAGGTCGACTTCCAGCGGACGCGGGTAGGCCTCGAAGTCCTCGCCCTCGCCGAACTGCAGCGGGTTCACGAAGATCGACGCGGCGACGATCGTGTTCGGCAGCCGCTTCGCGCGGCGCAGCAGCTCGCGGTGCCCGTCGTGCAGGGCGCCCATGGTGGGCACGAGCGCGACCTTGCGGCCGACGGCGCGCAGCGCCTGGCTCACCTGGCTGATGTGCTCGGGCGGCTGGAACGTGTTCAACGTGCCGCGCTGGAACTTCGGTGTGGTCACGGGTGCTGTCCTTCGGCGGGGTCGTCGAGAAGTTCGGTGAGCTCGGCGGCGGCCGCCGGGTCGAGCTGCCCGGCGGCCCGGGATCGCTCCGCCGTGCGCCGGGCCAGTGCCCGGTAGGCGGGGGCGATCTCCGGTGACGCCTCCGTCAGCACCGCGAGGTGCTTGCGGACGGTGCCGAGGTCACCACGCGCGACCGGGCCGGTGAGGGCGCGATCGCCGTGTCGAAGGACATTATCCAGGGCGGCCGACAGCAGTGGTGCGACGAGTCGTTCCGATTGCCCGATTCCGGCCTTGCGGAGGAGTTCCGTGCAGTCCGCGACGAGCGTCATCAGGTGGTTCGCGCCGTGGGCCAGCGCGGCGTGATAGAGCGCGCGGGCCGCTTCGGGGATGCGTACCGGCTCAGCGCCCATCTCGACGGCGAGCGCCTCGCCGACGTTCCACGCCGCCTCGTCGTCGGCCGTCGCGGTGACGCCGATGCTGGCGGTGGCCAGCCGTTCGAGGTCCTCGGCGCGGCCGGTGAACGTCATCACCGGGTGCAGCGCCAGCGGCAGTGCGCCGATCTCGGTGGCGGGCGCGAGGACGTCCACGCCGTGGGCGCCGGAGGTGTGGACGACGATCTGGCCGGCGCGCAGCGACTCCGTGGCCACCAGGCCGCGCAGCATGCCCGCGAGCGCGTCGTCGGGCAGCGCCAGCAGCACCAGGTCCGCGCGCCGGACGACCTCGTCGGGCGGCAGCAGCGGGACGCCGGGGAGCAGGCGCTCGGCCCGGGCGACGGACGCCGCGGACAGCCCCGACGCGGCGACCACGGTGTGGCCCGCGCGGGCCAGCGCCGCGCCGAGCACGCTGCCGACCCGGCCGGTCGACACCACGCCCACCGCGAGACGGGCGGGCCGGTTCATGTGCCCACGCCGCTGAAACCCGGTGCGGCAGCGACCGTGGGTGGTTCACTCGCCGGCTCGATCATGGCGTGCGCCTGTGGACGCTCATGGCTCGCTGACTCCCTTGGCTCGTTCCAGTCCCGCTCTTCCGGCGCGGGTACCAGACGACGGCGCGAGAGTAGCCCCGATCCGTCCGGCGGACAGAGTTGAAGGTGACCAGCTTCACCCGGTCGTTCAATCGAGAACACAATTTAATCGGGCACGCGGACCGGCCGCGCCGCCGGGCCGCCGAACATCATCTGAGCACGGGTTTTCAGCTCGGTAGAGCTACCCCCGGAGGGGGATGGATCACCGGGTTTCGCCCGCCGCCAGCCGGACGGCCTCGGCGCGGGCCGTCTTCAGCGTGTGCAGCAGCTCGTCCTGGCGCTGCCGGTCGTCGTCGGTCCGGAGCCGCTGCCGGCGCAGGAAGGCCAGCTCGCTGACACTCGCCTGGTACTGGCCCACGGCCTTCGCCGCGGCCTTGCCGGACTCGCGCCGGGCCTGACGGCGCCACGCCCGCCGCCCGGACAGGCTGCCCAGCAGCTCGACCTCCGACGGCGCGATCCACCTCGCCGCGGCCATCTTCGGCAACGCGGCGGCGACGATCCGCTGTTCCCGCCGGCGCTGCAGCACGATCACGTAGGAGACGCCGATGAACAACGGGACCATGATCAGGAAGTACACGGTCAGGAACGCCTTGGAGCCGCCGAGCACCGCCGAGCTGTTCCACAGCGCGTGCAGGCACACGGCCACGAAGTAACCGCCGAGCGGCGCGAGGATCCGCACCGCCTTCTGCGTGGTCCGCGCCGCCACGCCGAACCCGATGCCGGTCATCACGCCGAACAACGGGTGCGTGAACGGCGAGAGCACCCCGCGCAGGAAGAAGGCGGCGAGGACACCGGCGTTGGCGCCGTTGCCGAAGCCGTAGTCCGCGAACGCGCGGCCGAAGTAGTAGATGTTCTCGG
This genomic interval carries:
- a CDS encoding class I SAM-dependent methyltransferase → MTEPTHDPELHSRRASSFGEEAAAYAEHRPDYPRAALAWGLDGVTHGAKDVLDLAAGTGKLTQGLVELGVSVTAVEPDPGMLAELTRLLPGVTALEGKAEQIPLPDASVDAVFIGQALHWFDLEPAFAEIARVLRPGGIVQPLWNHDDVSVPWVAEFSATVRSGVSQTWASGERTLETPPGFAPFEENRFHHSQRRTIDSMLATIATHSHLLVSEPAERDAILATAREALRANPATGNGEFDLPLLTTAFRARRL
- a CDS encoding (2Fe-2S)-binding protein encodes the protein MNQQRSFRDARDVGDDLASSLLRVGGLQERGELRRDVPVGWFRCSDLLARPELFEEWRELLSSWLTGEHGSAPARTAASYVMSWYLHVPAYVGALLLHHERRVPSLKPERLAFGLGEDRPHPEGMAVLGDAFYCLPTDPGSVRPEATVVRDERALAGVLRAQYVAHAAEFVRAYAPGSRLGRRMLWAAATDALDNSLWWAGRQGGTPDAEGAGVADAALVLDERHRPLTSASTLRLTDGPDGHREWARRRESCCFSYLLPGEAECGECPRVCSR
- a CDS encoding helix-turn-helix domain-containing protein, which encodes MRRIPRGIVDEHVARTKFTLTRHAPAPELRESVEYHWLLRWDLDGPHEQHVLPNLSVHVTFFPGAAGVHGPSHAVFTHRLDGRVQGLGARFRPGCFAPFLGAPVRTIADRSVPLADVFGPSWSETLESVRKSCTDEEMVAAVDKLLIAKRVTLSPAARSAADAVETIAADPEITRVGQLASAIGLPARATQRLFAEHVGCTPKWAIRIYRLNEAARVIADTFAPDYAALAARLGYSDQPHFSRDFRAVTGQSPTEFAQSAHSGAGQKADNKNGRRR
- the lysS gene encoding lysine--tRNA ligase translates to MTEFPASAALPDDDLPEQMRVRRDKRDRIIAEGVDPYPVEVPRTHSLAEIRAAHSDLPADTSTGQTVGVTGRVMFLRNTGKLCFATLREGEGTELQAMISLAKVGEQALAAWKSDVDLGDHVFVEGEVITSKRGELSVMADKWQLTSKALRPLPVAHKELAEETRIRQRYVDLILRDRARDVVRTRAGVVRSMRESFHRRGFTEVETPMLQTLHGGAAARPFVTHSNAFDLDLYLRIAPELYLKRCVVGGIEKVFEINRNFRNEGSDSSHSPEFAMLEYYEAYATYETNAVMTRELIQEAAENVLGTQIVTLADGTEYDLSGEWTTLGMYESLSAALGEEVTPETPAEALHKFAEARGIEVDPKLAHGKLVEELWEHLVGDDLHAPTFVRDFPLETSPLTRQHRTRAGVAEKWDLYIRGFELATGYSELVDPVVERQRLTEQSRLVAAGDSEAMPLDEDFLRALEYGMPPSGGVGMGVDRLLMALTGLGIRETILFPLVRPE
- a CDS encoding type III pantothenate kinase, yielding MLLTVDVGNTNIVLGLYDGQTLVGDWRMRTDARITADELALTMRGLLGAHADAVTGISALSTVPAVLRELRVMLGRYYQRLPKIVVEPGVRTGVPLLVDNPREVGADRLVNTLAAHHLHATACVVVDFGTSTNVDAISAKGEFLGGAFAPGIEISVDALAARAAALRKVELVPPRSVIGKNTVECLQSGILYGFAGQVDGLVRRIVRELEPDGAGPVAVIATGGLAPLVLGESETIKEHVPDLTLMGLRLVYERNVR
- a CDS encoding Rossmann-like and DUF2520 domain-containing protein, whose product is MNRPARLAVGVVSTGRVGSVLGAALARAGHTVVAASGLSAASVARAERLLPGVPLLPPDEVVRRADLVLLALPDDALAGMLRGLVATESLRAGQIVVHTSGAHGVDVLAPATEIGALPLALHPVMTFTGRAEDLERLATASIGVTATADDEAAWNVGEALAVEMGAEPVRIPEAARALYHAALAHGANHLMTLVADCTELLRKAGIGQSERLVAPLLSAALDNVLRHGDRALTGPVARGDLGTVRKHLAVLTEASPEIAPAYRALARRTAERSRAAGQLDPAAAAELTELLDDPAEGQHP
- a CDS encoding DMT family transporter, whose translation is MSWLVLIVSGVLETVWAAALGAAKGFSRPLPIITFAIALLLSMSGLAYALRTIPLGTGYAVWVGIGAVGTAIYGIVAQHDPASFGRIACLVLIVAGVVGLKVLH
- the panC gene encoding pantoate--beta-alanine ligase is translated as MTTPKFQRGTLNTFQPPEHISQVSQALRAVGRKVALVPTMGALHDGHRELLRRAKRLPNTIVAASIFVNPLQFGEGEDFEAYPRPLEVDLATLSDSGVELAFTPKASDLYTEGAAVTVHPGPLGDELEGAVRPGHFAGVLTVVAKLLNLLRPDYAFFGEKDYQQLVLIKRMVRDLNIPTHVIGVPTVRERDGLALSSRNVYLTPEQREDAVVLSAALSAGAHVGRDGAEAVLDVARRTLAARPQVVVDYLELRGTDLGPAPVDGEARLLIAARVGSTRLIDNVGLLLGAAVEHPSMELDAGE
- a CDS encoding PrsW family intramembrane metalloprotease, which encodes MPRRVTVLLPVLGLLVVALCGLFLFGLATARVGWLAVAIGVVAALVPVGVVVTGFLWVDRWEPEPAKLLLAAFAWGACIATITALLINSGAEAVGDMLLGSGAGSKVSALVSAPLVEEAAKGAFVLFIFWRRSSEFDGIVDGIVYAGFSAAGFAFTENIYYFGRAFADYGFGNGANAGVLAAFFLRGVLSPFTHPLFGVMTGIGFGVAARTTQKAVRILAPLGGYFVAVCLHALWNSSAVLGGSKAFLTVYFLIMVPLFIGVSYVIVLQRRREQRIVAAALPKMAAARWIAPSEVELLGSLSGRRAWRRQARRESGKAAAKAVGQYQASVSELAFLRRQRLRTDDDRQRQDELLHTLKTARAEAVRLAAGETR
- a CDS encoding histone-like nucleoid-structuring protein Lsr2, whose protein sequence is MAQKVLVSLVDDLDGSEAEETLEFGLDGVSYQIDLSSENAEELRDALAQYVEHARRAGGRKRAALRPVAGGKAAARPATVDREQNQAIRSWARKNGYQVSDRGRIPSEVVEAYHKKN
- a CDS encoding TIGR03086 family metal-binding protein; amino-acid sequence: MPDHSALLHPAAAAFLSAAASVDDLAVPTPCSGYDARALLNHLLYWGPWLAAAGRREEYAPAVQEAEAGLVDDGWLAALRKQTGVLVEAFEPAAAWAGTVTFGSSEMPAAAVGDMVLGEFVLHGWDLARASGAAWTCPDDAAAAVLAAAVEMGPVARSMGVYGPEVPVDSAAPVLDRALGAAGRDPAWTP
- the panD gene encoding aspartate 1-decarboxylase; the protein is MYRTMLKSKIHRATVTQADLHYVGSVTVDEDLMEAADLLPGEQVSIVDVTNGARLETYVIKGERGSGVLGINGAAAHLVHPGDLVILISYGQMDDAEAAGYEPRVVFVSEDNRIVESGADPAYVPEGSGLLSGTVLLPDEDIIAFPVAETADARRLDALLHAES